One window of Amaranthus tricolor cultivar Red isolate AtriRed21 chromosome 13, ASM2621246v1, whole genome shotgun sequence genomic DNA carries:
- the LOC130798602 gene encoding protein root UVB sensitive 2, chloroplastic, with protein sequence MNLLEKMPIMQKKESQEVKNVEKVNPIWWVETSESISRHFQFDPDGHLSVKVLEDSRPVLKRFTDSFLNTFFPTGYPYSVNEGYLKYTQFRALQHFTSATLSVLSTQSLLFAAGLRPTPAQATVVSWILKDGMEHVGKLICSNLGARMDSEPKRWRIFADVLYDLGTGLEVMSPLCPHLFLQMAGLGNFAKGMAVVAARATRLPLYSSFAKEGNLSDLFAKGEAISTLFNVIGIGAGISLASTVCSSMQGKIIVAPILSVLHVCSVVEEMKAVPVNTLNSQRTAMLVADFVKMGKISTPADLRYKEDLLFPGRLIEDAGNVKVGRPLHKVSKPSKFRKWKEMFPEEKFVLSRGNKWTDMVLDQDATGEDALRGWLIAAYASNIEQSSDDLNPSCLIEAFEKMENVFPEFLSELQSKGWHTDRFLDGTGSRFTS encoded by the exons ATGAATTTGTTG GAAAAAATGCCCATAATGCAGAAGAAGGAATCACAAGAGGTGAAAAATGTAGAAAAAGTGAACCCAATTTGGTGGGTTGAAACCTCTGAATCCATCTCtcgccattttcagtttgacccAGATGGTCATCTTTCT GTAAAAGTGCTCGAGGATTCTAGACCTGTATTAAAACGATTCACTGATTCCTTCCTCAATACATTCTTTCCCACGGGCTATCCATATAG tGTGAATGAGGGTTATCTTAAGTATACACAATTCCGAGCTCTACAACATTTTACCAGTGCTACATTATCTGTTCTCTCAACTCAG TCACTGCTATTTGCTGCAGGGTTACGACCGACACCTGCACAAGCAACTGTAGTTAGCTGG ATTTTGAAAGATGGTATGGAGCATGTCGGAAAACTGATTTGCAGCAACCTCGGTGCCAGGATGGATTCAGAACCAAAACGCTGGAGGATTTTTG CTGATGTTCTATATGACTTGGGCACTGGATTGGAAGTTATGTCTCCATTATGCCCACATCTGTTTCTACAAATGGCTGGCCTGGGTAATTTCGCAAAG GGAATGGCAGTTGTTGCTGCTAGAGCCACGCGATTGCcattatattcttcatttgcTAAAGAAGGAAACCTCAGTGATTTGTTTGCTAAAGGGGAGGCCATATCCACACTGTTCAATGTTATTGGTATTGGGGCAGGGATCTCGCTGGCTTCAACCGTGTGTTCATCTATGCAAGGAAAG ATTATTGTTGCTCCAATCCTTTCGGTCTTGCATGTATGTAGTGTTGTAGAAGAAATGAAAGCCGTTCCTGTCAACACATTGAATTCACAAAGAACGGCTATGCTAGTGGCCGATTTTGTAAAG ATGGGTAAGATATCGACCCCAGCTGACCTTAGATACAAAGAAGACCTTTTGTTTCCGGGGCGTCTCATAGAAGATGCTGGAAATGTTAAAGTCGGAAGACCTTTACATAAGGTTTCTAAACCCTCAAAATTCCGAAAATGGAAAGAAATGTTTCCCGAAGAAAAGTTTGTTTTGAGCAGAGGCAACAAATGGACCGACATGGTGTTGGACCAAGATGCCACCGGTGAAGATGCTTTAAGAGGATGGTTAATTGCTGCGTATGCTTCAAACATCGAACAATCTTCTGATGACCTCAACCCGAGCTGCTTGATTGAGGCCTTTGAGAAAATGGAGAATGTGTTCCCTGAGTTTTTGTCTGAACTTCAGAGCAAGGGATGGCATACGGATCGCTTTCTCGATGGAACAGGAAGCCGTTTTACGTCTTAG
- the LOC130798603 gene encoding uncharacterized protein LOC130798603, whose protein sequence is MESEGHRNSNNPSVVLASLLSKRAKLHEELRGIEKQVFDMETTYLQDPSQCGNVLKGYEGFLSTSKSTTMLKRSRKFQPEDRLFSLSSITSPAAEDQALGREDGRLDSGPGRYRGVGVLGHGQGKPKKGRGAREGKRIKHNDQDFDYDDDNEM, encoded by the exons ATGGAGTCTGAAG GGCACAGAAATTCCAATAACCCATCTGTAGTTTTGGCTTCTCTTTTGAGTAAAAGGGCTAAACTCCATGAAGAACTCAGGGGCATTGAGAAACAG GTTTTCGACATGGAAACAACTTATTTACAGGACCCTAGTCAATGTGGAAATGTGTTAAAAGGTTATGAGGGCTTCTTATCTACTTCAAAGAGCACTACCAT GTTGAAGCGGTCGCGGAAGTTTCAGCCTGAAGACAGGCTGTTCTCCTTATCTTCAATCACCTCACCTGCG GCGGAAGATCAGGCCCTTGGAAGAGAAG ATGGAAGATTGGATTCTGGTCCAGGTCGATACAGGGGCGTAGGTGTTCTTGGACATGGGCA GGGAAAACCGAAGAAGGGAAGAGGCGCTAGAGAAGGGAAGCGAATCAAACATAATGATCAGGATTTTGATTATGACGATGACAATGAAATGTAG
- the LOC130798604 gene encoding actin-depolymerizing factor, with protein sequence MSFKRSNSMSGLSIADHSKNSFLELKRKKEHRYVIFKIDEKKREVIVEKTGSPAESYDDFLAALPDNDCRYAVYDFDFVTSDNCQKSKIFFFAWAPSTSRIRAKMLYATSKENFKHELDGVHYEIQATDPSELDLEVLKERAH encoded by the exons ATGTCTTTCAAAAGg TCCAACTCTATGTCAGGATTGTCTATCGCAGACCACAGCAAAAATTCATTTCTGGAATTAAAGAGGAAGAAGGAACATCGTTATGTGATATTCAAGATCGACGAGAAGAAAAGAGAGGTTATCGTCGAGAAGACTGGCTCTCCAGCTGAGAGCTATGATGATTTTCTGGCTGCTTTACCAGACAACGACTGTCGATATGCAGTCTATGATTTCGATTTTGTGACATCCGACAACTGCCAGAAGAGCAAAATTTTCTTCTTTGCATG GGCTCCTTCAACCTCTCGTATACGGGCCAAGATGCTGTATGCCACATCAAAGGAGAATTTCAAGCATGAGCTTGACGGTGTCCATTATGAAATTCAGGCGACTGACCCGTCTGAATTGGATCTCGAAGTTCTGAAAGAGCGTGcacattaa